The DNA sequence TGTGCCGTCAGGTGCGGTCGGTGGCGGAGGTGTCGGCGTTGCTGCGGATTCCGCTGGGTGTGGTTCGTGTGGTGATCGCGGACATGGCGGCGGAGGGGCTGGTGCATGTGCATCAGCCGCAGTTGGAGGCCGGTAAGCCGGATCTGAACTTGCTGGAAAGGGTGCTCAGTGGACTTCGCAGGCTCTAGCCGGGGGTTGACCTCGACGAAGATCGTCGTTGCGGGGGGCTTCGGTGTGGGGAAGACGACCTTCGTGGGGGCGGTTTCGGAGATCGT is a window from the Microbispora sp. ZYX-F-249 genome containing:
- a CDS encoding DUF742 domain-containing protein, which gives rise to CRQVRSVAEVSALLRIPLGVVRVVIADMAAEGLVHVHQPQLEAGKPDLNLLERVLSGLRRL